A window of Panicum virgatum strain AP13 chromosome 8K, P.virgatum_v5, whole genome shotgun sequence contains these coding sequences:
- the LOC120643479 gene encoding CBL-interacting protein kinase 32-like isoform X2: MSTTKVKRRVGKYELGRTIGEGTFAKVRFAKNTETGEPVAIKVVDKEKVLKHKMVEQIKREISTMKLIKHPNVVRIYEVMGSKTKIYIVLEYATGGELFDIIANHGRMREDEARRYFQQLINAVDYCHSRGVYHRDLKPENVLLDSYGNLKVSDFGLSALSQQIKDDGLLHTTCGTPNYVAPEVLEDQGYDGAMADLWSCGVILFVLLAGYLPFEDSNLMTLYKKISNAEFTFPPWTSFPAKRLLTRILDPNPMTRITIHEILEDEWFKKGYKRPEFDEKYDTTLDDVDAVFNDSEEHHVTEKKEEEPVALNAFELISMSAGLNLGNLFDSEQEFKRETRFTSKCPPKEIVRKIEEAAKPLGFDVQKKNYKLRLEKVKAGRKGNLNVATEILQVAPSLHMVEVRKAKGDTLEFHKFYKYLSKTLKDVVWKSEDLQMQPAA, from the exons ATGAGTACAACCAAGGTGAAGAGACGTGTGGGGAAGTATGAGCTCGGTCGGACCATAGGTGAAGGCACATTCGCAAAGGTCAGGTTCGCAAAAAACACTGAGACAGGCGAACCAGTAGCCATCAAGGTCGTAGATAAGGAGAAGGTCCTCAAGCACAAGATGGTGGAACAG ATTAAGCGGGAAATTTCAACAATGAAGTTGATCAAGCATCCCAATGTTGTTCGCATATATGAG GTGATGGGAAGTAAAACAAAGATCTACATTGTGTTAGAATATGCTACAGGTGGCGAGCTCTTTGACATAATT GCTAACCATGGTCGAATGAGGGAAGATGAGGCCAGGAGGTACTTCCAACAATTAATCAATGCAGTTGATTATTGTCACAGCAGGGGTGTGTACCACCGGGATCTAAAA CCTGAAAATGTACTGCTCGATTCATATGGAAACCTGAAGGTCTCTGACTTTGGGCTGAGCGCCCTATCTCAGCAGATCAAG GATGATGGATTGCTGCACACAACTTGTGGAACTCCGAACTATGTTGCACCAGAG GTCCTTGAAGATCAAGGCTATGATGGTGCAATGGCTGATTTGTGGTCATGTGGAGTTATCCTGTTTGTTCTGCTAGCAGGGTATTTGCCTTTTGAGGACTCTAATCTTATGACGTTGTATAAGAAA ATATCAAATGCAGAATTTACATTTCCACCGTGGACGTCTTTTCCTGCGAAGAGGCTGTTAACAAGAATCCTTGATCCAAATCCAATGACG AGAATAACAATCCATGAAATATTAGAGGATGAGTGGTTCAAAAAGGGCTACAAGCGCCCGGAATTTGACGAAAAATATGACACCACATTGGATGATGTGGATGCTGTCTTCAATGATTCAGAA GAGCACCACGtgacagaaaagaaagaagaagagccaGTAGCTCTGAATGCATTTGAACTGATTTCAATGTCAGCAGGCCTAAATCTTGGAAACTTATTCGACTCAGAGCAG GAATTCAAAAGAGAAACAAGGTTCACCTCAAAATGTCCACCCAAGGAAATTGTCCGCAAGATTGAGGAAGCTGCAAAACCTCTAGGATTCGATGTTCAGAAGAAAAATTACAAG TTGAGGCTCGAAAAGGTGAAAGCAGGGAGGAAAGGAAACCTCAATGTTGCTACTGAG ATACTACAAGTTGCACCCTCTCTTCATATGGTAGAAGTCCGAAAAGCAAAAGGCGACACTCTGGAATTCCATAAA TTCTACAAGTACCTTTCCAAGACCTTAAAGGACGTTGTCTGGAAATCCGAGGATCTGCAAATGCAACCTGCTGCTTAG
- the LOC120643479 gene encoding CBL-interacting protein kinase 32-like isoform X3 has translation MKLIKHPNVVRIYEVMGSKTKIYIVLEYATGGELFDIIANHGRMREDEARRYFQQLINAVDYCHSRGVYHRDLKPENVLLDSYGNLKVSDFGLSALSQQIKDDGLLHTTCGTPNYVAPEVLEDQGYDGAMADLWSCGVILFVLLAGYLPFEDSNLMTLYKKISNAEFTFPPWTSFPAKRLLTRILDPNPMTRITIHEILEDEWFKKGYKRPEFDEKYDTTLDDVDAVFNDSEEHHVTEKKEEEPVALNAFELISMSAGLNLGNLFDSEQEFKRETRFTSKCPPKEIVRKIEEAAKPLGFDVQKKNYKLRLEKVKAGRKGNLNVATEILQVAPSLHMVEVRKAKGDTLEFHKVTTIRAKIMLIKETYLFMKLSHWLEKWINSYT, from the exons ATGAAGTTGATCAAGCATCCCAATGTTGTTCGCATATATGAG GTGATGGGAAGTAAAACAAAGATCTACATTGTGTTAGAATATGCTACAGGTGGCGAGCTCTTTGACATAATT GCTAACCATGGTCGAATGAGGGAAGATGAGGCCAGGAGGTACTTCCAACAATTAATCAATGCAGTTGATTATTGTCACAGCAGGGGTGTGTACCACCGGGATCTAAAA CCTGAAAATGTACTGCTCGATTCATATGGAAACCTGAAGGTCTCTGACTTTGGGCTGAGCGCCCTATCTCAGCAGATCAAG GATGATGGATTGCTGCACACAACTTGTGGAACTCCGAACTATGTTGCACCAGAG GTCCTTGAAGATCAAGGCTATGATGGTGCAATGGCTGATTTGTGGTCATGTGGAGTTATCCTGTTTGTTCTGCTAGCAGGGTATTTGCCTTTTGAGGACTCTAATCTTATGACGTTGTATAAGAAA ATATCAAATGCAGAATTTACATTTCCACCGTGGACGTCTTTTCCTGCGAAGAGGCTGTTAACAAGAATCCTTGATCCAAATCCAATGACG AGAATAACAATCCATGAAATATTAGAGGATGAGTGGTTCAAAAAGGGCTACAAGCGCCCGGAATTTGACGAAAAATATGACACCACATTGGATGATGTGGATGCTGTCTTCAATGATTCAGAA GAGCACCACGtgacagaaaagaaagaagaagagccaGTAGCTCTGAATGCATTTGAACTGATTTCAATGTCAGCAGGCCTAAATCTTGGAAACTTATTCGACTCAGAGCAG GAATTCAAAAGAGAAACAAGGTTCACCTCAAAATGTCCACCCAAGGAAATTGTCCGCAAGATTGAGGAAGCTGCAAAACCTCTAGGATTCGATGTTCAGAAGAAAAATTACAAG TTGAGGCTCGAAAAGGTGAAAGCAGGGAGGAAAGGAAACCTCAATGTTGCTACTGAG ATACTACAAGTTGCACCCTCTCTTCATATGGTAGAAGTCCGAAAAGCAAAAGGCGACACTCTGGAATTCCATAAAGTAACTACCATACGCGCAAAGATCATGCTTATAAAAGAAACATATCTATTCATGAAGCTGAGCCATTGGTTGGAGAAGTGGATTAATTCCTATACTTAG
- the LOC120643479 gene encoding CBL-interacting protein kinase 32-like isoform X1, translating into MSTTKVKRRVGKYELGRTIGEGTFAKVRFAKNTETGEPVAIKVVDKEKVLKHKMVEQIKREISTMKLIKHPNVVRIYEVMGSKTKIYIVLEYATGGELFDIIANHGRMREDEARRYFQQLINAVDYCHSRGVYHRDLKPENVLLDSYGNLKVSDFGLSALSQQIKDDGLLHTTCGTPNYVAPEVLEDQGYDGAMADLWSCGVILFVLLAGYLPFEDSNLMTLYKKISNAEFTFPPWTSFPAKRLLTRILDPNPMTRITIHEILEDEWFKKGYKRPEFDEKYDTTLDDVDAVFNDSEEHHVTEKKEEEPVALNAFELISMSAGLNLGNLFDSEQEFKRETRFTSKCPPKEIVRKIEEAAKPLGFDVQKKNYKLRLEKVKAGRKGNLNVATEILQVAPSLHMVEVRKAKGDTLEFHKVTTIRAKIMLIKETYLFMKLSHWLEKWINSYT; encoded by the exons ATGAGTACAACCAAGGTGAAGAGACGTGTGGGGAAGTATGAGCTCGGTCGGACCATAGGTGAAGGCACATTCGCAAAGGTCAGGTTCGCAAAAAACACTGAGACAGGCGAACCAGTAGCCATCAAGGTCGTAGATAAGGAGAAGGTCCTCAAGCACAAGATGGTGGAACAG ATTAAGCGGGAAATTTCAACAATGAAGTTGATCAAGCATCCCAATGTTGTTCGCATATATGAG GTGATGGGAAGTAAAACAAAGATCTACATTGTGTTAGAATATGCTACAGGTGGCGAGCTCTTTGACATAATT GCTAACCATGGTCGAATGAGGGAAGATGAGGCCAGGAGGTACTTCCAACAATTAATCAATGCAGTTGATTATTGTCACAGCAGGGGTGTGTACCACCGGGATCTAAAA CCTGAAAATGTACTGCTCGATTCATATGGAAACCTGAAGGTCTCTGACTTTGGGCTGAGCGCCCTATCTCAGCAGATCAAG GATGATGGATTGCTGCACACAACTTGTGGAACTCCGAACTATGTTGCACCAGAG GTCCTTGAAGATCAAGGCTATGATGGTGCAATGGCTGATTTGTGGTCATGTGGAGTTATCCTGTTTGTTCTGCTAGCAGGGTATTTGCCTTTTGAGGACTCTAATCTTATGACGTTGTATAAGAAA ATATCAAATGCAGAATTTACATTTCCACCGTGGACGTCTTTTCCTGCGAAGAGGCTGTTAACAAGAATCCTTGATCCAAATCCAATGACG AGAATAACAATCCATGAAATATTAGAGGATGAGTGGTTCAAAAAGGGCTACAAGCGCCCGGAATTTGACGAAAAATATGACACCACATTGGATGATGTGGATGCTGTCTTCAATGATTCAGAA GAGCACCACGtgacagaaaagaaagaagaagagccaGTAGCTCTGAATGCATTTGAACTGATTTCAATGTCAGCAGGCCTAAATCTTGGAAACTTATTCGACTCAGAGCAG GAATTCAAAAGAGAAACAAGGTTCACCTCAAAATGTCCACCCAAGGAAATTGTCCGCAAGATTGAGGAAGCTGCAAAACCTCTAGGATTCGATGTTCAGAAGAAAAATTACAAG TTGAGGCTCGAAAAGGTGAAAGCAGGGAGGAAAGGAAACCTCAATGTTGCTACTGAG ATACTACAAGTTGCACCCTCTCTTCATATGGTAGAAGTCCGAAAAGCAAAAGGCGACACTCTGGAATTCCATAAAGTAACTACCATACGCGCAAAGATCATGCTTATAAAAGAAACATATCTATTCATGAAGCTGAGCCATTGGTTGGAGAAGTGGATTAATTCCTATACTTAG
- the LOC120643481 gene encoding neo-calmodulin-like, with amino-acid sequence MDEVEQQLSKQQIEEFREAFSLFDKDGDGTITTKELGTVMRSLGQSPTEEELQEMVNEVDADGSGAIDFQEFLTLLARQMREASGADEEELREAFRVFDQDQNGFISRDELRHVLQNLGERLSDEELAEMLREADVDGDGQINYTEFAKVMLAKRRHQEMEGHGSDSDHAKSTCPSCTIL; translated from the exons ATGGACGAGGTGGAGCAGCAGCTGTCCAAGCAGCAGATCGAGGAGTTCCGGGAGGCCTTCAGCCTCTTCGACAAAGATGGCGACG GGACGATCACGACCAAGGAGCTGGGCACGGTGATGCGTTCGCTGGGGCAGAGCCCGACGGAGGAGGAGCTGCAGGAGATGGTGAACGAGGTGGACgccgacggcagcggcgccatCGACTTCCAGGAGTTCCTGACCCTCCTGGCGCGCCAGATGCGCGAGGCCAGCGGCGCCGACGAGGAAGAGCTCCGCGAGGCCTTCCGCGTCTTCGACCAGGACCAGAACGGCTTCATCTCCCGCGACGAGCTCCGCCACGTCCTCCAGAACCTCGGCGAGCGCCTCTCCGACGAGGAGCTCGCCGAGATGCTCCGCGAggccgacgtcgacggcgacggccagATCAACTACACCGAGTTCGCGAAGGTCATGCTGGCCAA GCGAAGGCACCAGGAGATGGAAGGCCATGGGAGTGACTCGGATCACGCTAAGAGCACCTGCCCCTCCTGTACAATCCTCTGA
- the LOC120643479 gene encoding CBL-interacting protein kinase 32-like isoform X4, whose amino-acid sequence MKLIKHPNVVRIYEVMGSKTKIYIVLEYATGGELFDIIANHGRMREDEARRYFQQLINAVDYCHSRGVYHRDLKPENVLLDSYGNLKVSDFGLSALSQQIKDDGLLHTTCGTPNYVAPEVLEDQGYDGAMADLWSCGVILFVLLAGYLPFEDSNLMTLYKKISNAEFTFPPWTSFPAKRLLTRILDPNPMTRITIHEILEDEWFKKGYKRPEFDEKYDTTLDDVDAVFNDSEEHHVTEKKEEEPVALNAFELISMSAGLNLGNLFDSEQEFKRETRFTSKCPPKEIVRKIEEAAKPLGFDVQKKNYKLRLEKVKAGRKGNLNVATEILQVAPSLHMVEVRKAKGDTLEFHKFYKYLSKTLKDVVWKSEDLQMQPAA is encoded by the exons ATGAAGTTGATCAAGCATCCCAATGTTGTTCGCATATATGAG GTGATGGGAAGTAAAACAAAGATCTACATTGTGTTAGAATATGCTACAGGTGGCGAGCTCTTTGACATAATT GCTAACCATGGTCGAATGAGGGAAGATGAGGCCAGGAGGTACTTCCAACAATTAATCAATGCAGTTGATTATTGTCACAGCAGGGGTGTGTACCACCGGGATCTAAAA CCTGAAAATGTACTGCTCGATTCATATGGAAACCTGAAGGTCTCTGACTTTGGGCTGAGCGCCCTATCTCAGCAGATCAAG GATGATGGATTGCTGCACACAACTTGTGGAACTCCGAACTATGTTGCACCAGAG GTCCTTGAAGATCAAGGCTATGATGGTGCAATGGCTGATTTGTGGTCATGTGGAGTTATCCTGTTTGTTCTGCTAGCAGGGTATTTGCCTTTTGAGGACTCTAATCTTATGACGTTGTATAAGAAA ATATCAAATGCAGAATTTACATTTCCACCGTGGACGTCTTTTCCTGCGAAGAGGCTGTTAACAAGAATCCTTGATCCAAATCCAATGACG AGAATAACAATCCATGAAATATTAGAGGATGAGTGGTTCAAAAAGGGCTACAAGCGCCCGGAATTTGACGAAAAATATGACACCACATTGGATGATGTGGATGCTGTCTTCAATGATTCAGAA GAGCACCACGtgacagaaaagaaagaagaagagccaGTAGCTCTGAATGCATTTGAACTGATTTCAATGTCAGCAGGCCTAAATCTTGGAAACTTATTCGACTCAGAGCAG GAATTCAAAAGAGAAACAAGGTTCACCTCAAAATGTCCACCCAAGGAAATTGTCCGCAAGATTGAGGAAGCTGCAAAACCTCTAGGATTCGATGTTCAGAAGAAAAATTACAAG TTGAGGCTCGAAAAGGTGAAAGCAGGGAGGAAAGGAAACCTCAATGTTGCTACTGAG ATACTACAAGTTGCACCCTCTCTTCATATGGTAGAAGTCCGAAAAGCAAAAGGCGACACTCTGGAATTCCATAAA TTCTACAAGTACCTTTCCAAGACCTTAAAGGACGTTGTCTGGAAATCCGAGGATCTGCAAATGCAACCTGCTGCTTAG